The Cloeon dipterum chromosome X, ieCloDipt1.1, whole genome shotgun sequence genome includes a window with the following:
- the LOC135947297 gene encoding dicarboxylate carrier SLC25A8-like, whose protein sequence is MSQISKVPQKTAVVNESPLYVKLLTAGTAACVADFITFPLDTAKVRLQVQGEGRALISTALATSGEAAVVMPGAAAGPQYRGLVGTIVTMARQEGARSLYNGLSAGLQRQMCFASVRLGLYDTTKAFYQQILDGGNPKVAGSIHVGTRIAAGFTTGALAVLFAQPTDVVKVRFQAAQKNSGARYKSTFQAYKTIAQTEGARGLWKGTFPNVGRNAIVNVSEIVCYDVIKESIITNNLMTDNVPCHFTSAVIAGFCTTVFASPVDVVKTRYMNSAPGTYKGAIDCAIRMFSQEGTTAFYKGFTPSFYRLVSWNIVLWITYEQFKKMISNSRRSD, encoded by the exons ATGTCGCAAATTTCTAAAGTGCCGCAAAAAACTGCCGTGGTGAATGAAAGCCCGCTGTACGTCAAGCTGCTGACCGCAGGCACAGCAGCATGCGTAGCCGATTTCATCACTTTCCCGCTTGACACTGCCAAGGTCCGCCTGCAG GTTCAAGGCGAGGGACGTGCTCTGATTTCTACTGCTCTGGCCACAAGCGGAGAGGCGGCCGTGGTGATGCCAGGCGCAGCCGCAGGACCCCAGTACCGGGGTCTTGTTGGTACAATCGTGACAATGGCGCGCCAAGAAGGCGCCAG GAGTCTCTACAATGGACTTTCCGCTGGTCTGCAGCGGCAGATGTGCTTTGCCTCCGTTCGCTTGGGCCTCTATGACACAACCAAAGCTTTTTACCAGCAGATCTTGGATGGag GCAACCCGAAGGTCGCTGGCTCCATTCACGTTGGAACCCGCATTGCCGCTGGCTTCACCACGGGCGCCCTTGCCGTCCTGTTTGCCCAACCCACAGACGTGGTCAAAGTTAGATTCCAGGCAGCCCAAAAGAACAGCGGTGCCAGATACAAGAGCACGTTCCAGGCATATAAAACTATCGCGCAAACGGAAGGCGCTCGCGGACTTTGGAAAG GAACTTTCCCAAACGTTGGTCGCAATGCTATCGTCAATGTTTCCGAGATCGTCTGCTACGACGTCATAAAAGAATCCATAATCACAAACAACCTCATGACAGACAATGTTCCATGCCACTTTACCTCGGCTGTGATTGCAG GATTTTGCACAACTGTCTTCGCGTCCCCCGTGGATGTCGTGAAAACTCGCTACATGAATTCAGCTCCAGGCACCTACAAAGGCGCCATCGATTGCGCCATCCGCATGTTTTCTCAAGAGGGAACCACTGCCTTTTACAAAGg aTTTACTCCCTCATTCTACCGCTTGGTGAGCTGGAATATCGTTCTGTGGATCACTTACGAGCAGTTCAAGAAAATGATCAGCAACTCTCGCCGCTCTGATTGA